A section of the Kribbella sp. HUAS MG21 genome encodes:
- a CDS encoding SRPBCC domain-containing protein, whose amino-acid sequence MAEIDIDAPAARVWDVLTSPDELKQVWFGAEVETDWQVGSPITWTGEWEGKPYQDKGEILAVEPERQLRLTHFSPLTGQPDTPDNYHTLTYTLTGNTHLKLEQDNNNSEAEANHSQSMWQTQLEKAKQAAESGG is encoded by the coding sequence GTGGCCGAGATCGACATCGACGCTCCGGCCGCGCGGGTATGGGACGTACTGACCAGTCCGGACGAGCTGAAGCAGGTCTGGTTCGGCGCCGAGGTGGAGACCGACTGGCAGGTCGGCAGCCCGATCACCTGGACCGGCGAATGGGAGGGCAAGCCCTACCAGGACAAGGGCGAAATCCTGGCGGTAGAGCCGGAACGGCAACTCCGCCTGACCCACTTCAGCCCCCTGACAGGCCAACCCGACACACCGGACAACTACCACACCCTCACCTACACCCTGACCGGCAACACCCACCTGAAACTGGAACAGGACAACAACAACTCCGAAGCCGAGGCCAACCACTCACAGTCCATGTGGCAAACGCAGCTGGAAAAGGCCAAGCAGGCCGCTGAATCGGGTGGATAG
- a CDS encoding type IV toxin-antitoxin system AbiEi family antitoxin domain-containing protein: MNLKLELVAARRGGWFSRRDAVSAGYSDADLRRYVATGEWVRVTRGAYAVRGIAYEAMPPWEQAVWLHGLRTRAVSHRLCGRAVVSHQSAVLLHGVRIAELDLRRVHVTRMRGAGRSDGAVCQHAARPPVDAVCEVDGVRTILAPRAVIETVRTTDHRVAVSVVDQALRLRIATLQQLTESLNLFAGRSGFRAAARAVEFGDGRAESVGESWLRVMLAELGLPAPLLQAVIRDEQGTFVARVDFLLAQYGVIVEFDGAVKYGEGGTSALLAEKAREDRLRDLGYQVVRVTWPDLADPAALLRRIRRAIARSGPLAGCFTADAL; the protein is encoded by the coding sequence ATGAATCTCAAGCTGGAGTTGGTGGCCGCGCGGCGTGGCGGATGGTTCTCGCGGCGGGATGCGGTGTCGGCGGGGTACTCCGATGCGGATCTGCGCAGGTACGTCGCGACCGGCGAGTGGGTCCGGGTCACTCGCGGCGCGTACGCCGTACGCGGCATCGCGTACGAGGCTATGCCGCCGTGGGAGCAGGCCGTCTGGCTTCATGGGCTGCGGACGCGAGCGGTCTCTCACCGGCTGTGCGGACGTGCTGTGGTGAGCCATCAGTCCGCAGTGCTGCTGCACGGTGTGCGGATCGCGGAGCTGGATCTTCGCCGAGTCCATGTCACCAGGATGCGCGGCGCCGGCCGGTCCGACGGCGCGGTGTGCCAGCACGCCGCCCGCCCGCCGGTCGACGCGGTCTGCGAAGTGGACGGAGTACGGACGATCCTCGCCCCACGCGCTGTCATCGAGACCGTCCGAACCACCGATCATCGGGTTGCGGTCTCGGTCGTCGATCAGGCGCTGCGCCTGCGGATCGCCACGCTGCAGCAGCTGACGGAGTCGCTCAACCTCTTCGCCGGACGCAGCGGTTTCCGGGCGGCTGCCCGAGCGGTTGAGTTCGGCGACGGCCGAGCCGAGTCCGTCGGGGAGTCGTGGCTACGAGTCATGCTGGCAGAGCTCGGCCTACCGGCTCCCCTGCTGCAGGCTGTGATCCGCGACGAGCAGGGCACCTTCGTCGCGCGAGTCGACTTCCTGTTGGCGCAGTACGGCGTGATCGTCGAGTTCGACGGAGCCGTCAAGTACGGCGAGGGCGGCACCAGTGCGCTACTCGCGGAGAAGGCGCGCGAAGACCGCCTCCGCGACCTCGGCTACCAGGTCGTCCGCGTCACCTGGCCCGACCTGGCGGACCCCGCCGCCCTCCTCCGTCGCATCCGCCGGGCCATCGCACGCTCCGGGCCGCTGGCGGGTTGTTTCACCGCTGACGCGTTGTAA
- a CDS encoding TatD family hydrolase, which translates to MGDGVEVGRPTRERAAVGEDGRSRDRKRPAVPDPLPMSVVDAHCHLDIADGEDGDWLSPAEAIKLASSVGVTRIVQVGCDLPGAVWAVEAAAQYPNLVAGVALHPNEAPKLKAAGELDSALAEIERLASSSDKVRVIGETGLDYFRTGEDGQAAQHESFAAHIELAKRLDKTLMIHDRDAHDDILRILDREGVPDRVVMHCFSGDTEFARECVQRGAFLSFAGVVTFKNAQSLRDALAVTPLDRILVETDAPYLTPSPYRGKPNASYLIPHTVRKMADVLNISVPELCTALNANADRAFGGAW; encoded by the coding sequence ATGGGTGATGGTGTTGAGGTCGGGCGGCCGACTCGGGAGCGGGCTGCTGTGGGGGAGGACGGGAGGTCGCGGGATCGGAAGCGGCCGGCGGTGCCGGATCCGCTGCCGATGAGTGTGGTGGACGCGCATTGTCATCTCGACATCGCCGACGGCGAGGACGGCGACTGGCTGAGTCCGGCGGAGGCGATCAAGCTGGCGTCCTCGGTCGGGGTGACGCGGATCGTGCAGGTGGGCTGCGACCTGCCCGGCGCGGTCTGGGCCGTCGAGGCCGCCGCGCAGTACCCGAACCTGGTCGCCGGCGTGGCGCTGCACCCGAACGAGGCGCCGAAGCTGAAGGCGGCCGGTGAGCTGGACAGTGCGCTGGCCGAGATCGAGCGGCTGGCGTCGAGCAGCGACAAGGTCCGCGTGATCGGCGAGACCGGGCTCGACTATTTCCGCACCGGCGAGGACGGGCAGGCCGCGCAGCACGAGTCGTTCGCCGCGCACATCGAGCTCGCGAAGCGGCTGGACAAGACGCTGATGATCCACGACCGGGACGCGCACGACGACATCCTGCGGATCCTGGACCGCGAGGGCGTCCCGGACCGGGTCGTGATGCACTGCTTCTCCGGCGACACCGAGTTCGCCCGCGAGTGCGTGCAGCGCGGCGCGTTCCTGAGCTTCGCCGGCGTCGTCACCTTCAAGAACGCCCAGTCCCTGCGCGACGCCCTGGCCGTCACCCCGCTCGACCGCATCCTCGTCGAGACCGACGCCCCGTACCTCACCCCGTCGCCGTACCGCGGCAAACCGAACGCGTCGTACCTGATCCCGCACACCGTCCGCAAGATGGCCGACGTCCTCAACATCTCCGTCCCCGAACTCTGCACCGCCCTGAACGCCAACGCCGACCGAGCCTTCGGAGGAGCCTGGTAG
- a CDS encoding nitroreductase family protein, with product MEFGEVVRRRRMVRNYDPDRPVADEVRERILENGLRAPSGGFSQGWAFLTLEGDDRERYWRIAAENPDEKYVEWVTGLRRAPLLILAFAHKDAYLDRYAEPDKGRTDRDERRWAAPYWYVDTGMAVLLMLQTVVDEGLGACFFGAPAAKVGRLLEEFGVPDGFDLVGVLSVGHRAPDRRSPSLKRGRRTTAEVVHRGHWGRHAV from the coding sequence ATGGAGTTCGGTGAGGTCGTGCGGCGGCGGCGGATGGTGCGGAACTATGACCCGGACCGGCCGGTGGCGGACGAGGTGCGGGAGCGGATCCTGGAGAACGGGTTGCGGGCGCCGTCGGGTGGGTTCTCGCAGGGGTGGGCGTTCCTGACGCTGGAGGGGGACGACCGGGAGCGGTACTGGCGGATCGCGGCCGAGAATCCGGACGAGAAGTATGTTGAATGGGTCACAGGGCTGCGGCGCGCACCGCTGCTGATTCTCGCCTTCGCGCACAAGGACGCGTACCTCGATCGATACGCCGAACCGGACAAGGGCCGGACCGATCGCGACGAGCGCCGCTGGGCCGCGCCGTACTGGTACGTCGACACCGGGATGGCGGTACTGCTGATGCTGCAGACGGTGGTCGACGAAGGCCTGGGAGCCTGCTTTTTCGGGGCTCCCGCGGCCAAAGTGGGCCGGTTGCTCGAGGAGTTCGGCGTACCGGACGGGTTCGATCTGGTCGGGGTGCTGTCGGTCGGTCACCGGGCCCCGGACAGGCGCTCGCCGTCGCTGAAACGGGGGCGCCGGACGACCGCGGAAGTGGTGCATCGGGGGCACTGGGGCCGTCACGCCGTGTGA
- a CDS encoding ubiquitin-like domain-containing protein, giving the protein MRKSIIAAVGATAAFAVAGGSVAYATKSKTVSLSVDGEVRKVHTFGSTVADALKAEKVQLGAHDVVAPGLDSKLKDGQEIAVQYGRQLTVIADGTKKAYWTTADSVHEALADLGLRYEGAQLSTSRSAELGREGLELVVTTPKTVQIVHQGKTVTIKSLAGTVGQALTQAKIRWDADDRITPAAATPLKLGVNKVGYVQVVQKSVTKTLSIEHGTDETKSATLLEGTKKTTTKGTDGSKTVTYLYTYLDGKLSATKVVGSKVVTQPVDEQIVVGTKPKPEETPTETTTSETDVPATGNTSAWDRIAECESGGNWATNTGNGYYGGLQFSHQTWVAYGGDAYAENAHLASKAQQIAIAEKVRAARGGYGDWPVCGKRA; this is encoded by the coding sequence GTGCGTAAGTCCATCATCGCGGCCGTCGGTGCGACGGCTGCGTTTGCCGTCGCGGGCGGCTCCGTGGCCTATGCCACGAAGAGCAAGACGGTCAGTCTCTCCGTCGACGGCGAGGTGCGGAAGGTGCACACCTTCGGCTCCACCGTGGCAGACGCCCTGAAGGCCGAGAAAGTTCAGCTCGGTGCGCACGACGTGGTCGCGCCCGGCCTGGACTCCAAGCTGAAGGACGGCCAGGAGATCGCGGTGCAGTACGGCCGCCAGCTGACCGTCATCGCCGACGGCACCAAGAAGGCCTACTGGACCACGGCCGACAGCGTCCACGAGGCGCTCGCCGACCTGGGCCTGCGGTACGAGGGCGCCCAGCTGTCCACCAGCCGGAGCGCCGAGCTCGGCCGGGAGGGCCTGGAGCTCGTCGTCACCACCCCGAAGACCGTGCAGATCGTGCACCAGGGCAAGACCGTGACGATCAAGTCGCTGGCCGGCACCGTCGGTCAGGCCCTGACCCAGGCGAAGATCCGCTGGGACGCCGACGACCGGATCACCCCGGCCGCCGCCACTCCGCTGAAGCTCGGCGTGAACAAGGTCGGCTACGTGCAGGTCGTGCAGAAGTCGGTCACCAAGACCCTGAGCATCGAGCACGGCACCGACGAGACCAAGTCGGCGACGCTGCTCGAGGGCACCAAGAAGACCACGACCAAGGGCACCGACGGCTCGAAGACCGTCACGTACCTGTACACCTACCTGGACGGCAAGCTGAGCGCCACCAAGGTGGTCGGGTCGAAGGTCGTCACCCAGCCGGTCGACGAGCAGATCGTCGTCGGGACCAAGCCGAAGCCGGAGGAGACGCCGACCGAGACCACCACCTCGGAGACGGACGTGCCGGCCACCGGTAACACCAGCGCCTGGGACCGGATCGCCGAGTGCGAGTCCGGCGGCAACTGGGCGACGAACACCGGCAACGGGTACTACGGCGGCCTGCAGTTCAGCCACCAGACCTGGGTCGCGTACGGCGGCGACGCCTACGCGGAGAACGCCCACCTGGCCAGCAAGGCGCAGCAGATCGCGATCGCCGAGAAGGTCCGGGCGGCCCGCGGCGGCTACGGCGACTGGCCCGTCTGCGGCAAGCGCGCCTGA
- the rsmA gene encoding 16S rRNA (adenine(1518)-N(6)/adenine(1519)-N(6))-dimethyltransferase RsmA: MRSLAAALGVRPTKQRGQNFVIDPNTVRRIVRAAGLSEAGETVLEIGPGLGSLTLALLADGHRVTAVEIDPLLARALPSTVATYAPEQASRLTVVEADAMDVGPAEIGTPTACVANLPYNVAVPVLLHLLEVSDSLRHGLVMVQSEVADRLAAAPGSRTYGVPSAKAAWYADVRRAGPIGRNVFWPAPNVDSGLVAFERRDPPVTEASREEVFAVIEAAFSQRRKTIRSALARWMPDRSRLDAVLDATGIDPQLRGEMLGITEFAALAGAARTV, translated from the coding sequence GTGCGTTCACTGGCCGCCGCGCTCGGCGTCCGCCCGACCAAGCAGCGCGGGCAGAACTTCGTCATCGACCCGAACACGGTCCGCCGGATCGTCCGCGCCGCCGGACTCTCCGAGGCCGGTGAGACCGTGCTGGAGATCGGCCCGGGCCTCGGCTCGCTGACGCTGGCGCTGCTCGCGGACGGGCACCGGGTGACCGCGGTCGAGATCGACCCGCTGCTGGCGCGGGCGCTGCCGTCGACCGTCGCGACGTACGCCCCGGAGCAGGCGTCCCGGCTGACGGTGGTCGAGGCGGACGCGATGGACGTCGGCCCGGCGGAGATCGGTACGCCGACCGCGTGCGTGGCCAACCTGCCGTACAACGTCGCCGTCCCCGTGCTGCTGCACCTGCTCGAGGTCTCGGACTCGCTGCGGCACGGGCTGGTGATGGTGCAGTCCGAGGTCGCGGACCGGCTGGCCGCCGCGCCCGGCTCGCGGACGTACGGCGTACCGTCCGCGAAGGCCGCCTGGTACGCCGACGTCCGGCGCGCCGGGCCGATCGGACGGAACGTGTTCTGGCCGGCGCCGAACGTGGACTCCGGGCTGGTCGCCTTCGAGCGCCGCGACCCGCCGGTCACCGAGGCGAGCCGCGAGGAGGTGTTCGCGGTGATCGAGGCCGCGTTCTCGCAGCGCCGCAAGACGATCCGCTCCGCGCTGGCGCGCTGGATGCCGGACCGTTCGCGCCTGGACGCGGTGCTGGACGCGACCGGGATCGACCCGCAATTGCGCGGCGAGATGCTGGGGATCACAGAGTTCGCCGCCCTCGCCGGTGCGGCGCGGACTGTGTGA
- a CDS encoding 4-(cytidine 5'-diphospho)-2-C-methyl-D-erythritol kinase, whose product MPPSAEVTVRAPAKINLGLSVGPPRPDGFHPVATVYQAVALYDDVTAVLRADDGEVSVEVAGDFADDVPTDGTNLAVRAAKLLQAEYDVDEGVDLTIRKTIPVAGGMAGGSTDAAATLVACNRLWGLRLTQTELQHHAGELGSDVPFCLVGHTALGQGRGEQVTEVMSRGTFHWVFAIADGGLSTPEVYRELDRMRPLRRVEPPQVRPELMSALLSGQPGALAVALSNDLQAAALALRPELGDTLQFGLEHGALAAQVSGSGPTCLFLAADSRSAVDLAVDLAESGLCRMVRQAEGPVPGARILPAIVSR is encoded by the coding sequence GTGCCACCTTCTGCTGAGGTCACGGTGCGGGCGCCGGCCAAGATCAATCTCGGTCTGTCGGTCGGGCCGCCACGTCCGGACGGCTTCCACCCGGTCGCCACGGTGTACCAGGCCGTCGCCCTGTACGACGACGTGACCGCGGTACTGCGGGCCGACGACGGCGAGGTCTCCGTCGAGGTGGCCGGCGACTTCGCGGACGACGTACCGACCGACGGGACGAACCTCGCGGTCCGGGCGGCGAAGCTGCTGCAGGCGGAGTACGACGTCGACGAAGGCGTCGACCTGACGATCCGCAAGACGATCCCGGTCGCGGGCGGGATGGCCGGCGGGTCGACCGACGCGGCCGCGACGCTGGTGGCGTGCAACCGGTTGTGGGGGCTGCGGCTGACCCAGACCGAGCTGCAGCACCACGCGGGGGAGCTGGGCAGCGACGTACCGTTCTGCCTGGTCGGTCACACGGCGCTCGGCCAGGGGCGCGGCGAGCAGGTCACCGAGGTGATGTCCCGCGGCACGTTCCACTGGGTGTTCGCGATCGCCGACGGCGGGCTGTCCACGCCGGAGGTCTACCGCGAGCTGGACCGGATGCGGCCGTTGCGCCGCGTCGAGCCGCCGCAGGTCCGCCCGGAGCTGATGTCGGCGCTGCTGTCCGGCCAGCCGGGGGCGCTCGCGGTTGCCCTCAGCAATGACCTCCAAGCGGCCGCGCTGGCGCTCCGGCCGGAGCTCGGCGACACGCTCCAGTTCGGCCTCGAGCACGGCGCGCTGGCCGCGCAGGTCTCCGGCTCCGGCCCGACCTGCCTGTTCCTCGCCGCCGACAGCCGCAGCGCCGTCGACCTGGCCGTCGACCTCGCCGAGTCCGGCCTCTGCCGCATGGTCCGCCAGGCCGAGGGCCCCGTCCCCGGCGCCCGCATCCTCCCCGCGATCGTCAGCCGGTAG
- a CDS encoding type II toxin-antitoxin system prevent-host-death family antitoxin, with amino-acid sequence MSELAQYNIHEAKTQLSRIIDRVEHGEIVVISRAGHPVAKVVPLADVRRRTGRGSLADRISYTDDWDSPETNAEIAADFGLSS; translated from the coding sequence GTGAGCGAGCTCGCGCAGTACAACATCCACGAGGCGAAGACGCAGCTGTCACGCATCATCGACCGTGTGGAACACGGCGAGATCGTGGTCATCAGCCGTGCTGGGCATCCGGTCGCCAAGGTTGTGCCGCTGGCCGACGTGCGGCGCCGGACGGGCCGTGGCTCACTGGCCGACCGGATCAGCTACACCGACGACTGGGACTCGCCCGAGACAAACGCCGAGATCGCTGCCGACTTCGGCCTGTCGTCGTGA
- a CDS encoding type II toxin-antitoxin system VapC family toxin — protein sequence MSGLPGAARLLLDTHVLLWWLQDTDDLSNELKERIDTELEVYVSAATIWELSSKAASGKIDLPDDLGGVVEDSGLSELPIRTSHAELAGRLPAIHRDPFDRMLVAQALVERLTLVTRDRLIQKYDVPVLEA from the coding sequence GTGAGCGGGCTGCCGGGCGCTGCGCGGCTCTTGCTGGACACACATGTCCTGCTCTGGTGGTTGCAGGACACCGACGACCTCTCGAATGAGCTGAAGGAGCGGATCGATACCGAGCTCGAGGTGTACGTCAGTGCGGCAACCATCTGGGAGCTGTCGAGCAAGGCGGCGTCCGGCAAGATCGACCTGCCCGACGACCTCGGTGGCGTGGTCGAGGACAGCGGCCTGAGCGAACTGCCGATCCGGACGTCGCACGCCGAGTTGGCCGGGCGGTTGCCGGCGATCCATCGGGACCCGTTCGATCGGATGCTGGTGGCTCAGGCTCTCGTCGAGAGGTTGACGCTAGTGACGCGTGACAGGCTCATCCAGAAGTACGACGTACCCGTCCTCGAAGCCTGA
- a CDS encoding translation factor GTPase family protein gives MGIVAHVDAGKTSLTERLLYAAGVVDRVGRVDDGNTRTDSMDLERKRGITIRSAVVSFTLGDLPVNLIDTPGHSDFIAEVERALSVLDGAVLVISAVEGVQPQTRLLMRTLDRLRIPTLLFVNKIDRVGARYDDLLADIRRLLTPAAVPMASVAELGTRAASVELLDVRRAELGELLAERNDAFLERYLEDADVDHAGELCRQVARSAVHPVYFGSAMTGVGVPELIGGIRTWLPRATGSPDDELRARVFKVERVDAGQKLASARILSGTLAARTPVAVHPVDGPQYQTRPSGIEVYGDGARRPADRVEAGQIVALRGLKSIRIGDQLGVRTQQVGQLFAPPTLETVVSARDRVRLFQALTQLAEQDPLIRVRKADDITVSLYGEVQKEVIASLLASEYGVEVTFSETTPIHVERLDGVGAAVRTMADSLWTAGVGFRVSPVAEGIEYVLEVELGALPRAFHTAIEETVRQTLHQGLCGWEIPAVRVELTHTEYDSAGTVAADFRRLVPLVLMQAVAEAGTTVLEPLNHFELDVPTDTVSRILAHVAEHRGVVTQATQTHVEGTIPAATTHAFESHLPTLTRGEAVLTTTFHSHQPVAGPPPTRPRTDGNPLNEKQYLLHLNRSV, from the coding sequence ATGGGCATTGTGGCGCATGTCGACGCCGGTAAGACCAGCCTGACCGAGCGGCTGCTGTACGCGGCCGGGGTCGTCGACCGGGTCGGCCGGGTCGACGACGGGAACACCCGGACCGACTCGATGGACCTCGAGCGGAAACGCGGGATCACGATCCGCTCGGCGGTGGTGTCGTTCACGCTCGGCGACCTGCCGGTCAACCTGATCGACACCCCGGGGCACTCGGACTTCATCGCCGAGGTCGAGCGGGCGCTGTCCGTGCTGGACGGCGCCGTGCTGGTGATCTCCGCGGTCGAGGGCGTGCAGCCGCAGACGCGGTTGCTGATGCGCACACTCGACCGGCTGCGGATCCCGACGCTGCTGTTCGTGAACAAGATCGACCGGGTCGGAGCGCGGTACGACGACCTGCTCGCGGACATCCGGCGGTTGCTGACGCCGGCCGCGGTGCCGATGGCGTCGGTCGCGGAGCTCGGCACCCGCGCCGCCTCGGTGGAACTGCTCGACGTACGACGTGCCGAGCTCGGCGAGCTGCTTGCCGAGCGCAACGACGCGTTCCTGGAGCGGTACCTCGAGGACGCGGACGTCGACCACGCGGGCGAGCTGTGCCGGCAGGTCGCGCGGTCCGCCGTACATCCGGTGTACTTCGGCTCCGCGATGACCGGGGTGGGTGTCCCGGAGCTGATCGGGGGCATCCGCACGTGGTTGCCGCGGGCAACCGGATCGCCGGACGACGAGCTGCGGGCGCGGGTGTTCAAGGTCGAGCGTGTCGACGCCGGCCAGAAGCTCGCCTCGGCGCGGATCCTCAGCGGGACGCTCGCGGCGCGCACCCCGGTCGCGGTGCATCCGGTCGACGGTCCGCAGTACCAGACCCGGCCGAGCGGGATCGAGGTGTACGGCGACGGCGCCCGGCGGCCGGCGGATCGCGTCGAGGCCGGGCAGATCGTGGCGCTACGCGGGCTGAAGAGCATCCGGATCGGCGACCAGCTCGGCGTCCGGACGCAGCAGGTCGGGCAGCTGTTCGCGCCGCCGACGCTGGAGACCGTGGTGAGTGCGCGGGACCGGGTCAGGCTGTTCCAGGCGCTGACGCAGCTCGCCGAGCAGGATCCGCTGATCCGGGTCCGGAAGGCGGACGACATCACGGTCAGCCTCTACGGCGAGGTGCAGAAGGAGGTGATCGCGTCGCTGCTCGCGTCGGAGTACGGCGTCGAGGTCACCTTCAGCGAGACGACGCCGATCCACGTCGAACGGCTCGACGGTGTGGGTGCGGCGGTCCGGACGATGGCGGACAGCCTGTGGACGGCCGGGGTCGGGTTCCGCGTCTCACCGGTTGCCGAGGGCATCGAGTACGTCTTGGAGGTGGAGCTCGGGGCGTTGCCGCGGGCGTTCCACACCGCGATCGAGGAAACGGTCCGCCAGACGCTGCACCAAGGGCTGTGCGGGTGGGAGATCCCGGCCGTCCGGGTCGAGCTCACGCACACGGAGTACGACAGCGCCGGCACTGTCGCCGCCGACTTCCGCCGCCTGGTGCCGCTGGTCCTGATGCAGGCGGTCGCCGAGGCCGGTACGACGGTCCTGGAGCCGCTGAACCACTTCGAACTGGACGTCCCGACCGACACGGTGTCGCGCATCCTGGCCCACGTCGCCGAACACCGCGGCGTTGTCACCCAGGCCACGCAGACCCACGTCGAAGGCACGATCCCGGCCGCCACCACGCACGCCTTCGAGTCCCACCTCCCCACCCTCACCCGGGGCGAGGCCGTCCTCACCACCACGTTCCACTCCCACCAGCCCGTCGCGGGCCCACCGCCGACCCGCCCCCGAACCGACGGCAACCCCCTCAACGAAAAGCAGTACCTCCTGCACCTCAATCGAAGCGTTTGA
- a CDS encoding fructosamine kinase family protein yields the protein MLNPAWLEGLSLGDPVAADPLEGGYASRTYRVRTTLGRSVVVKTQDDLPPDLYALEAEGLEALRRPGGFAVPEVLRVTPHFIVLSDLGTAEPSPTYWEDAGRALALQHLQRADKFGYDRDNYLGVLPQRNPWTTDGHAFFAEHRLLRFLEEPLCHRQLPDADRHRLERVAGRLTELIPPQPPSLLHGDLWHGNLLPSPTGAPALIDPAVYYGWPEAELATFLIYDQVSDVLFEAYEEIHPLTPGWRDRLPLLHLRELLSITAQTPDCHDTLAEIHTILKRFD from the coding sequence GTGTTGAATCCCGCCTGGCTCGAAGGCCTGTCCCTGGGCGACCCGGTCGCCGCCGATCCGCTGGAGGGCGGGTACGCCAGCAGGACGTACCGCGTGCGGACCACGCTGGGCCGGTCGGTGGTCGTCAAGACGCAGGACGACCTCCCGCCGGACCTGTACGCGCTGGAGGCCGAGGGCCTCGAGGCGCTCCGGCGACCCGGCGGGTTCGCCGTACCCGAGGTGCTGCGGGTCACGCCGCACTTCATCGTGCTGTCGGACCTCGGTACGGCGGAACCGTCGCCGACGTACTGGGAGGACGCCGGGCGGGCGCTGGCGCTGCAGCACCTGCAGCGGGCGGACAAGTTCGGGTACGACCGGGACAACTACCTCGGCGTCCTTCCGCAGCGGAACCCGTGGACCACGGACGGTCACGCGTTCTTCGCCGAGCACCGGCTGCTCCGGTTCCTGGAGGAGCCGCTCTGCCACCGTCAGCTCCCCGACGCCGACCGCCACCGCCTGGAACGCGTCGCCGGCCGCCTCACCGAACTGATCCCGCCGCAGCCACCGTCGTTGCTCCACGGCGACCTCTGGCACGGCAACCTGCTGCCCAGCCCTACCGGCGCCCCGGCGCTGATCGACCCGGCCGTGTACTACGGCTGGCCCGAGGCAGAGCTCGCCACGTTCCTCATCTACGACCAGGTGTCCGACGTCCTGTTCGAGGCGTACGAGGAGATCCATCCCCTCACCCCGGGCTGGCGCGACCGCCTCCCCCTCCTCCACCTCCGCGAACTGCTCTCCATCACCGCCCAGACGCCCGACTGCCACGACACCCTCGCCGAGATCCACACCATCCTCAAACGCTTCGATTGA